A section of the Macadamia integrifolia cultivar HAES 741 chromosome 9, SCU_Mint_v3, whole genome shotgun sequence genome encodes:
- the LOC122088125 gene encoding 50S ribosomal protein L18 codes for MALVNVSPLQLRTSGPLQTRPDHFSCLPMHRRNSFPKPLKIEARANTRKDSAKIRNRRLHKKFNGSSVKPRLSVFCSAKQLYAMLVDDQNKKCLFYGSTLQKSIRDNPSCSTTEAAQRVGEELVKACVNLNINEISSYDRNGFAQGERMMAFETAISCHGFLPR; via the exons ATGGCTCTTGTTAATGTCTCTCCATTACAGTTGAGGACTTCAGGTCCTCTGCAAACTCGTCCGGATCATTTTAGTTGCCTTCCAATGCACAGAAGAA ATTCCTTTCCAAAGCCGTTGAAGATCGAAGCAAGAGCAAACACTCGAAAGGATAGTGCAAAAATCCGAAACAGAAGACTGCATAAGAAG TTCAATGGCTCATCTGTGAAACCAAGACTCTCGGTTTTCTGTTCAGCCAAGCAGTTGTATGCTATGTTGGTTGATGACCAGAACAAAAAGTGCTTGTTTTATGGAAGCACGTTACAGAAATCTATTCGAGATAATCCCTCTTGCAGCACTACT GAAGCAGCACAAAGGGTTGGTGAAGAACTAGTAAAGGCATGTGTTAATCTAAATATTAATGAAATATCATCTTATGATCGCAACGGTTTTGCTCAAGGAGAAAGGATGATGGCATTTGAAACTGCAATTTCCTGTCATGGATTTCTGCCGCGGTAG
- the LOC122088147 gene encoding putative pentatricopeptide repeat-containing protein At5g08310, mitochondrial: MRCLRRTLKTIQLFPPEPLNPSHLILSSLQSQCYLHQIHPSSIPSASVSSDRSTIANELVAIFTKRLVLQKTDELRALGAKLTPETVESVLGSLKSWKVSYDFFSWATEQDGYRHNCYTYNTMASILSRAQKTTQLKVLAMDVVKSRCPMTAGACGFLIRCLGSQGLVSEANYVFDQTKLMGLCVPNVYTYNCLLEVLAKFGSVDSVEMRLKEMQSMGWDSDKFTMTPVLQAYCKAGKFQKALDVFNQINERGWVDVHVLSILVVSFTKWGEVDKAFELIERMESLNISLNEKTLCVLIHGFAKEFRMDVALQLFDKMKKLGFRPDLPIYDVLIGGLFKNKELGKALDLYLEMKKSGIFPDVSIITKLISLFCGEGDVATASQLLAEGVERLDAKASVLLYNVFLRGLVNHCSVDKAFLLLQAMVGLDSESGDETVFDNLIILKRKVNPDATSFDIVIDGLCKSGQLDVALMLFRDMVRMGCKGNQLIYNNLIDAFCSLNRLEEGLELLKEMKESGFKPTEFTNNSIFGCLCRREDISGALDTIREMREYGHEPWIKHSSLLAKQLCKHGKVVEASNFLKDMQQEGFLPHITAYSAVIHGFFKIKEVDQAVELFRDICARGYRPDIVAYNIFISGLCKTGRVLEAQNVLDEILEKGLVPTVVTYNLVIHGWYKKNEIDRALLCLSRMMEGGQEPTLITYTTLIGGLCNAGKPGDALRLWNEMVEKGCPPNSIAYMALIHGLCKCNAVDAAVAYLHEMDEPTVVTYTTVLGALCNAGRPEDAVNLWNEMVEKGCSPNRISYMALIHGLCKCCRADAALAYLHEMDKMEMKPDTYIYVELISEFVSNKKFPIAFEILKEMVQKGNFPDPLDKNYPNVIDAVEKLSKDARTSTDVKNLIAEGCIPMSRGILDPGSTDGEEPVS, encoded by the coding sequence ATGAGGTGTCTGCGAAGAACCCTCAAAACCATTCAGCTTTTCCCGCCCGAACCACTTAACCCATCTCATCtgatcctttcttctcttcaaaGCCAATGCTATCTTCATCAAATCCATCCATCATCAATACCTTCGGCTTCTGTTTCTTCAGATCGTTCTACTATCGCCAACGAACTAGTAGCAATCTTCACCAAGCGACTGGTTCTTCAGAAGACCGACGAATTACGAGCTTTGGGAGCAAAACTAACGCCTGAAACAGTTGAATCTGTCTTGGGTAGTCTAAAGAGTTGGAAGGTTAGTTATGATTTTTTCTCCTGGGCTACAGAACAAGATGGGTACAGACACAACTGTTATACATACAATACCATGGCTTCAATACTGTCTCGGGCTCAGAAAACTACTCAGTTGAAGGTTTTGGCAATGGATGTGGTGAAATCTCGGTGCCCAATGACTGCTGGAGCTTGTGGGTTTCTTATACGCTGTTTGGGTAGCCAGGGATTGGTAAGTGAAGCGAATTACGTTTTtgatcaaaccaaattgatggGTCTTTGTGTTCCGAATGTTTACACTTATAATTGTCTGTTAGAGGTTCTCGCGAAGTTCGGTTCGGTTGATTCGGTTGAGATGAGGTTGAAGGAGATGCAGAGTATGGGTTGGGACTCTGATAAGTTCACTATGACACCTGTGTTGCAGGCTTACTGCAAAGCTGGGAAGTTTCAGAAGGCTTTGGATGTTTTCAATCAGATTAATGAGAGGGGTTGGGTTGATGTTCATGTGTTGAGTATCTTGGTGGTTTCTTTCACCAAGTGGGGTGAGGTAGATAAGGCTTTTGAGTTGATTGAGAGGATGGAATCTCTTAATATTAGCCTCAATGAGAAGACATTATGTGTTTTGATTCATGGATTTGCAAAGGAGTTCAGGATGGATGTGGCCCTCCAACTGTTTGATAAAATGAAGAAGTTGGGTTTTAGGCCTGACCTCCCAATTTATGATGTTCTAATTGGAGGGCTTTTTAAGAATAAGGAGCTTGGGAAGGCTTTGGATTTGTATTTAGAAATGAAGAAGTCAGGGATCTTCCCAGATGTGAGCATAATTACGAagcttatttctttgttttgtggAGAGGGAGATGTGGCTACAGCAAGCCAGTTACTTGCAGAAGGCGTGGAGAGGTTGGATGCAAAAGCTTCAGTTCTGCTTTATAATGTTTTTCTGCGTGGGCTTGTTAATCACTGTTCGGTAGATAAAGCCTTCTTGTTGCTTCAGGCAATGGTAGGACTCGACTCAGAAAGTGGTGATGAAACTGTTTTTGACAACTTAATTATTCTTAAGAGGAAAGTCAACCCTGATGCTACTTCTTTTGATATTGTTATTGATGGTTTATGCAAGAGCGGTCAATTGGATGTGGCTCTAATGCTCTTCCGGGATATGGTTCGAATGGGTTGTAAAGGTAATCAATtaatttataataatttaattGATGCGTTTTGCAGTTTGAATAGATTAGAGGAAGGTTTGGAGCTTctgaaagagatgaaagaatCTGGTTTCAAACCAACAGAGTTCACCAATAATTCCATATTTGGGTGCCTATGTAGAAGGGAAGATATCTCTGGAGCCCTTGATACAATAAGGGAGATGCGGGAGTACGGGCATGAACCATGGATCAAACACTCTTCCTTGCTAGCAAAACAGCTGTGCAAGCATGGGAAGGTAGTGGAAGCAAGTAATTTTCTAAAAGATATGCAGCAAGAAGGATTTCTTCCTCATATAACTGCATATTCTGCAGTTATTCATGGCTTTTTTAAGATAAAGGAAGTGGATCAAGCTGTAGAGCTATTCCGAGATATCTGTGCACGTGGATATCGTCCTGATATAGTTGCTTATAACATTTTCATAAGCGGGCTATGTAAAACAGGCAGAGTATTGGAGGCCCAAAATGTTTTGGATGAAATATTGGAGAAAGGGCTTGTGCCTACAGTTGTTACTTACAACTTGGTGATACATGGATGGtacaagaaaaatgagattgaTAGGGCCCTCCTTTGCCTTTCTAGAATGATGGAAGGAGGACAGGAGCCTACTTTGATTACTTACACAACATTAATAGGGGGTCTGTGTAATGCTGGAAAACCTGGTGATGCTCTCAGACTTTGGAATGAAATGGTGGAGAAGGGGTGTCCTCCAAACAGCATTGCTTACATGGCTCTCATCCATGGACTGTGCAAGTGTAATGCAGTAGATGCAGCTGTAGCCTATCTCCATGAGATGGATGAGCCCACGGTAGTTACTTACACAACTGTATTAGGGGCTTTGTGTAATGCTGGAAGACCTGAAGATGCTGTCAATCTTTGGAACGAAATGGTGGAAAAGGGCTGTTCTCCAAATAGGATTTCTTATATGGCTCTCATCCATGGGCTATGCAAATGCTGTAGGGCAGACGCAGCCTTAGCCTATCTCCATGAGATGGACAAGATGGAAATGAAACCAGACACCTATATCTATGTAGAATTAATAAGTGAGTTTGTGTCCAACAAAAAATTTCCCATTGCCTTTGAGATTTTGAAAGAGATGGTCCAAAAGGGAAACTTTCCTGATCCCTTGGACAAGAACTATCCAAATGTGATTGATGCAGTAGAAAAGTTGTCCAAGGATGCCAGAACTTCTACAGATGTAAAAAATCTTATTGCAGAGGGTTGCATTCCAATGAGTCGCGGGATTTTGGACCCTGGAAGCACAGATGGGGAAGAACCAGTAAGTTAA
- the LOC122090052 gene encoding dirigent protein 4-like, giving the protein MGMKVMLAFLCALFLCLSTLPTHSAYYYTQKLQDSSTKEKVTHLHFFLHDTLSGKDPSAVLVAQSNNTNDHHKSATPFGSVYAIDDLLTEGPELSSNVIGNAQGLYASTDKDTLSIVMYIDFGFTSGKFNGSSFSVFSRNPVLDTGVREVAIVGGRKKFRMARGFAELKTQYFNGTNGDAIIEYDVTLFHH; this is encoded by the coding sequence atgggcaTGAAAGTGATGTTGGCCTTTCTTTGTGCTTTGTTTCTCTGCTTATCAACGCTGCCTACCCACTCTGCATACTACTACACTCAGAAATTACAAGATAGTTCAACGAAGGAAAAAGTGACTCATCTTCACTTCTTTCTACATGATACACTCAGTGGCAAGGACCCAAGTGCAGTCTTGGTTGCCCAATCCAACAACACCAATGATCATCACAAGTCTGCAACACCATTTGGAAGTGTATACGCCATTGATGATCTTTTAACAGAAGGACCTGAATTGTCATCTAATGTGATCGGTAATGCACAAGGTCTTTATGCCTCAACTGATAAAGATACTTTGTCAATTGTTATGTATATTGATTTTGGATTCACAAGTGGGAAGTTCAATGGAAGCTCTTTCAGTGTCTTTTCAAGGAATCCAGTACTGGATACGGGTGTTAGGGAAGTAGCAATTGTCGGTGGTAGAAAGAAGTTTAGGATGGCTAGAGGTTTTGCTGAGCTTAAGACCCAGTATTTTAATGGCACTAATGGAGATGCTATTATTGAGTATGATGTTACTTTGTTCCATCACTGA